CGGCGGCCAGCTCGCCCATGCGTTCGAGGGGTTCGGGCAGCGAGACGGCGCCGGTGGAGATCGCCGCGCTGGGGGCGAGGGCGTAGATCTTGTCGGCGCTCTCGGCCGGGACGTAGAACAGCTCGCCGTCGACGAACATGTTGTCGACGAGCAGCTCGGGACGCAGCGCGGCGTACTTCTCGATGTTGAACTCGCCGAACGCGTTGCCGATGATCTCCAGGCGGTCCACGGGCAGCTCGCCGGCCTGCGGGTCGGGCGAGCCGTCCTCGAGCCTGGTCGGGCCGAACACGCCGACGAGCCGCTCGTCGACGCCGAAGTCGTACAGGGCCGCCGCCGTCCCGACGTAGCCGACGACGCGCGCGGGGCGCGCCTTCAGGTCGATCTTCCTCCCGCGGTCGTCGGTGAAGGACCAGGCACCGCCGCCGGGGGAGACGCTTCCGCCGCCGTCCCCGCCGCAGGCGGCCAGGACGGCGCCGAGCGCGACGGCGCCGCTCGTCCCGAGGAAGCCGCGGCGGGTGAACTGACGAGCAGAAAAACTGGACATTTTGGGTGTTTCTCTCAATCAAATAACATGGTCGTATTGCGTCTCCGACGGGTGCTTAGGTTAACCTAACCTAAGCCGTTGTCCATAGCGTGGGGCCCGCGCAGCGTCCCGCCGTCCCCGGAGACCGACCGTGACGTTGACGCAGTCCCCGCCCGCCGCGGCGGCGGACGCCCCCGCGCGGGGACCGCGGCGCTCCGCCCGGGTCGCCGGGCTGGCGGGCGCGACGGCGCTGCTCCTGGTGATCGCGCTGCTGAGCCTCGCGATCGGCGCGAAGCCGCTGTCGTTCGGCGAGGCGTGGAACGGTCTCACCGACCCGACCTCGGACGCCTACACGGTCGTCCACGAGATGCGGCTGCCGCGCACGCTGCTCGGGCTGCTCGCCGGAACGGCCCTCGGGCTCGCCGGCGCGGTCATGCAGGCGCTCACCCGCAACCCCCTGGCCGACCCGGGGATCCTCGGCATCAACGCGGGCGCCGCCGCCGTCGTCGTCTCGGCGATCTCGTTCCTCGGCGTCACCTCGTTCACCGGCTTCGTGTGGTTCGCGTTCGCGGGCGCCGGGCTCGTCGCCGTCCTGCTGTACGCGGTCGGCGGCGGGCGCGGCGCCACCCCGGCGCGGCTCGCGCTCGCGGGGTCCGCGCTGAACGCGGCCCTGTTCTCCTACGTCAACGCCGTCCAGCTCCTCGACACCGCCTCCCTGGACCGCATGCGCTTCTGGACGGTCGGTTCCCTCGCCGCCGCGCAGGACTACACGGTCGTGCGGGTCGCGCCGTTCGTCGTCGCCGGGCTCGTCATGGCGCTGCTTCTGGCCCGTCCGCTGAACGCCC
The nucleotide sequence above comes from Actinomadura algeriensis. Encoded proteins:
- a CDS encoding FecCD family ABC transporter permease — translated: MTLTQSPPAAAADAPARGPRRSARVAGLAGATALLLVIALLSLAIGAKPLSFGEAWNGLTDPTSDAYTVVHEMRLPRTLLGLLAGTALGLAGAVMQALTRNPLADPGILGINAGAAAVVVSAISFLGVTSFTGFVWFAFAGAGLVAVLLYAVGGGRGATPARLALAGSALNAALFSYVNAVQLLDTASLDRMRFWTVGSLAAAQDYTVVRVAPFVVAGLVMALLLARPLNALAMGEDAARALGARPARARGAAIVTVTVLCGAATAACGPIVFVGLMAPHFVRALTGPDLRWLLPYCAVLSPALMLAADVLGRVVVRPSELQVGVVMAVAGGPVFLYFVRRPRVGRSRSRKAVAS
- a CDS encoding ABC transporter substrate-binding protein; its protein translation is MSSFSARQFTRRGFLGTSGAVALGAVLAACGGDGGGSVSPGGGAWSFTDDRGRKIDLKARPARVVGYVGTAAALYDFGVDERLVGVFGPTRLEDGSPDPQAGELPVDRLEIIGNAFGEFNIEKYAALRPELLVDNMFVDGELFYVPAESADKIYALAPSAAISTGAVSLPEPLERMGELAAALGADPNAPKVTEAKARFDKAAESVRAAVKANEGLKVLAASASPDLFYASSPDKNSDLIYFKELGVELITPEKVGENGFYEELSWENADRYPADLIILDSRTQALQPDDLGGKAAWTDLPAVKAGQVIAWEAEPRFSYAGCAPILENLAKAIESAKKTS